Proteins from a genomic interval of Trifolium pratense cultivar HEN17-A07 linkage group LG6, ARS_RC_1.1, whole genome shotgun sequence:
- the LOC123891477 gene encoding uncharacterized protein LOC123891477, with amino-acid sequence MQYALHPCCLNLKENILNDDGNVIMTLSHEVQSECVICNQRDVVRKNYKWLSNNGWSYVFDSDSSDEKSCIHVSCIKDMVLESLETTSVPEKCNINQEITTTRSKERMRSFMKFSKKAGHLTMLGVHLAMLFTGDVTSIGGIVGDVTAIFAG; translated from the exons ATGCAATATGCTCTACATCCTTGTTGTTTGAATCTGAAAGAAAACATTTTGAATGATGATGGAAACGTGATAATGACATTGTCTCATGAAGTTCAATCAGAATGTGTTATATGTAATCAAAGGGATGTTGTtaggaaaaattataaatgGTTGTCAAATAATGGGTGGTCATATGTATTTGATTCTGATTCTTCTGATGAAAAGTCATGTATTCATGTGTCTTGCATCAAGGATATGGTTCTTGAGAGTTTGGAAACTACTTCTGTACCAGAAAAATGTAATATTAATCAGGAAATTACTACTACAAGATCAAAAGAG agaATGCGTTCTTTCATGAAATTTAGCAAGAAAGCTGGGCACCTAACAATGCTAGGGGTGCACCTAGCAATGCTATTCACAGGGGATGTTACTTCTATTGGTGGCATTGTGGGAGACGTCACTGCAATATTTGCTGGGTGA
- the LOC123891478 gene encoding uncharacterized protein LOC123891478, whose product MDHQHTLQLNGSKLPSFMCSGCKELGFGSSYNCENNSCNYILHKECVEHVEHAVHPFFKNCNFEFREKAEEGGFCDACGKDLLGFYYHSKKGFFNRLFGGTRYSLHPCCLNLEENILNDDGNVIMTLSHEVPSDCYHCKQKHVVRNQFEGWSYVVNSDGQSCVHVSCFKDMILENLKKRSKRGRMRSFMKFTGKLVVNIVIDLITGDITNSISTIVEALASSSD is encoded by the coding sequence ATGGATCACCAACACACATTACAATTGAATGGTTCAAAATTACCTTCATTCATGTGCAGTGGTTGCAAAGAGCTAGGTTTTGGATCTAGTTACAACTGTGAAAACAACAGTTGCAATTACATCCTCCATAAAGAATGTGTAGAACATGTTGAACATGCTGTTCAtccatttttcaaaaattgcaatttCGAGTTTCGTGAGAAAGCAGAGGAAGGTGGATTTTGTGATGCTTGTGGAAAAGATTTGTTAGGATTTTACTACCAttcaaaaaaaggttttttcAACCGTTTGTTCGGAGGAACAAGATATTCTCTACATCCTTGTTGTTTGAATCTcgaagaaaatattttgaatgatgATGGAAACGTGATAATGACATTGTCTCATGAAGTTCCATCAGATTGTTATCATTGTAAGCAAAAGCATGTTGTGAGAAACCAATTTGAAGGTTGGTCATATGTTGTTAATTCTGATGGACAGTCTTGTGTTCATGTTTCATGTTTCAAGGATATGAttcttgaaaatttgaaaaaaagatCAAAAAGAGGGAGAATGCGTTCTTTCATGAAATTTACCGGCAAGTTAGTGGTGAACATAGTGATCGATTTAATTACAGGAGATATTACTAATTCTATCTCTACCATTGTGGAAGCCCTCGCTagctcaagtgattaa